A single Branchiostoma floridae strain S238N-H82 chromosome 11, Bfl_VNyyK, whole genome shotgun sequence DNA region contains:
- the LOC118425547 gene encoding rab GTPase-binding effector protein 1-like isoform X1 — MEQEDIANADVDTLRSRVEELQKEKNEMEKDFAQKRGKFKEIFLAKEEELRKEHQKRGEYQQTVDSLQKQVQTLQAEVDDLKTTNTILETTKQDEVDEIRRKCQEEIASLQAIMKEAARDASQATASKYESRFEEERSRWSRYQEKMEQQLQELKEKMAEPKEESVLASVAKSLRMVSMGASPSSTTTSTSTSLSTEDENLEAHMKKAQEEAEMLRSVVMPMEKEITSLKEKLRLSQDRIRELEGRPRAATVSDPTSVEVPTVDTGIRASTSEVLLKEGEDLGEKVRELNHYLEVEKSSRTDLEMYVAVLNTQKTVLQEDADKLRSELHDVCRLLEEEKRKHAELKKTWELANDQFLESQRLMLADLKRMSGVLSEEQQRQVQELQKQDAEREAQQKRIQQLQQMRDEQERLQQQQQQQREFFSTFLAPLQSTPRAKELVGEQSDSSATSTPTQEVKSQATTTSSLSPPAVVKSQVLREEQKSVALNKALSLPTQHVNESEKALVLAEVLPSPTETVEISAKHNHLNRSSSLGQLHSHPVQNMTNLSTLTHSYEDLSSHKVPFSSDQPARDDSESQTSPISVPTPQNDLNICRKSYPTTSVLSLIQSKLETVKETLTPPKVKPSSPSSSVEYEDDLSSPERQETPPQESKLKEKFSYPNVVAEVSSKLDSVRDKLSSSPSLPQLQEDLPSAQDFRTRLQKSLSQPGLLVMSKVQSGIDSVRDRLASPPARVRQFQDSFSEMFVPRGGSTFYDEELAELDDDEVKANELLAMSESWEKDFLFIMPEKDGEEVTMEEPSKEFQPKPPPPAVVIQLNMKEVKPEPPSPAPPMRKKRLQRLLSGPEAVPKLSSSKTSLGSSSARSSTASISTQKSEESAHSPSTEEAIIRRTQSSSCIEGDTLNVGSMSLLERPKSAENLASSQSSEEFGPFVSGDEDRVSQLSFTLTEAQQKAITAQTPENEEVQTLVAAAKASSSEPSASMVGKRLVSDKEWEWLQQEVKAAREKLGRPCDMCSNYEQQLQNVQESEKDVRDTMAKLQSDLEREQKNREKREKNMEELEESVKNAGQDAQQQLTYFTFKHEESEKFLTDVRQQFLRWQNDTTEQMKLLVESREQVYNELQRLQRENDSLQGKYTLHKSLQQSEGFVMPQGLEELQTLISRYRQNILTVKTSAEHMEDKLRSEIMFLKDRVKAEQVAKDNIEETLSSDLDVARDEMVKLQNIKTDYDKEKTEKTELEAKLNELQQSKKSIETKSKQVITALQQQVEELTALKTKLEAEVRDLRVKIQGLQADLDNSEAVQRDFVKLSQSLQVQLENIRQSENEVRWQHEEDATGCHQCKQPFQPKKKATKHHCRHCGKIFCNDCLSKSVQSGPNMRPSKVCDVCYTILVNDSAPYFSTTPPTTA; from the exons ATGGAGCAAGAGGACATTGCAAATG CGGACGTTGACACTCTTCGTTCGAGGGTCGAAGAGCTacagaaagagaaaaatgaaaTGGAAAAGGATTTTGCCCAGAAGAGAGGAAAATTCAAGGAGATTTTTCTCGCCAAGGAAG AGGAACTTCGTAAGGAGCACCAGAAGAGAGGCGAGTACCAGCAGACTGTGGACTCTCTACAGAAACAGGTCCAGACTCTACAGGCGGAGGTCGACGACCTGAAGACCACAAACACCATCCTGGAGACGACCAAACAGGACGAGGTGGACGAGATCAGGAGGAAATGTCAGGAGGAGATCGCCTCTCTACAGGCCATTATGAAAG AAGCTGCCCGGGATGCGAGCCAGGCCACAGCCTCCAAGTACGAGTCGAGGTTTGAGGAGGAGCGGAGCCGCTGGTCCAGGTACCAGGAGAAGATGGAGCAGCAGCTGCAGGAACTCAAGGAGAAAATGGCTGAGCCAAAAGA AGAGAGTGTCCTGGCTTCTGTAGCTAAGTCCTTACGTATGGTGAGTATGGGAGCCAGTCCCTCCAGCACTACAACCTCCACATCCACCTCACTCAGCACTGAGGATGAAAACCTGGAGGCACACATGAAAAAG GCCCAAGAGGAGGCAGAGATGCTGCGATCCGTTGTCATGCCGATGGAGAAGGAGATCACATCTCTTAAGGAGAAACTCAGGCTGAGTCAGGACAGAATCCGAGAACTGGAAGGACGG CCTAGAGCTGCTACTGTCAGTGATCCCACATCAGTGGAAGTCCCTACTGTAGACACTGGCATCAGGGCTAGCACTAGTGAGGTGCTTCTCAAGGAAGGGGAGGATCTGGGAGAAAAG GTTCGAGAGTTGAACCACTACCTGGAGGTGGAGAAGTCATCTCGGACAGACCTGGAGATGTACGTGGCCGTGCTCAACACACAGAAGACTGTCCTACAGGAGGATGCAGACAAACTCAGATCTGAGCTACATGATG TCTGCAGACTCCTTGAGGAGGAGAAGAGAAAGCACGCTGAGCTGAAGAAGACGTGGGAGCTGGCCAATGACCAGTTCCTGGAGTCCCAGCGCCTGATGTTGGCCGACCTGAAGAGAATGAGCGGCGTGCTCAGCGAGGAACAACAGCGACAAGTCCAAG AGCTGCAGAAGCAGGATGCAGAGCGGGAGGCACAGCAGAAGAGGATCCAGCAGCTGCAGCAAATGAGAGATGAGCAGGAGAGactgcagcagcagcaacag CAACAAAGGGAGTTCTTCTCGACTTTCCTTGCACCTCTGCAGAGCACGCCCCGCGCTAAAGAACTGGTGGGGGAGCAGAGCGATAGTTCGGCCACCTCCACCCCCACCCAGGAAGTAAAGAGCCAGGCCACGACCACGAGTAGTCTATCTCCACCTGCAGTAGTTAAATCACAG GTGTTACGGGAAGAACAAAAGTCTGTAGCATTAAATAAAGCCCTCTCCTTACCAACCCAACACGTCAATGAGTCTGAAAAAGCTTTAGTTTTAGCCGAAGTTCTCCCATCACCAACTGAAACAGTTGAAATCTCAGCCAAACACAACCATTTGAATCGTTCCTCCTCTTTAGGTCAGCTGCATTCCCACCCCGTGCAAAATATGACAAATCTTTCCACTTTAACTCATAGCTATGAAGATCTTTCCTCCCACAAAGTGCCATTTAGTTCAGACCAACCAGCCAGAGATGACAGTGAAAGTCAGACCAGCCCAATATCAGTTCCTACCCCACAGAATGACCTCAATATCTGTAGGAAGTCATACCCGACAACCAGTGTCCTTTCTCTAATCCAAAGCAAGCTAGAGACAGTCAAAGAAACCTTGACTCCTCCAAAAGTGAAGCCCTCAAGCCCTTCCTCATCTGTGGAATATGAAGACGATCTTTCCTCCCCAGAAAGACAAGAGACTCCTCCTCAGGAATCCAAACTGAAGGAGAAGTTTTCCTACCCCAACGTTGTTGCTGAGGTTAGTAGTAAACTAGATTCCGTCAGAGACAAGCTGTCTTCTTCGCCGTCATTACCCCAGCTACAGGAAGATCTTCCCTCCGCACAAGATTTTAGAACCAGGCTTCAAAAAAGTCTCTCTCAGCCCGGCCTCCTTGTGATGTCCAAAGTTCAGAGTGGGATCGACTCGGTACGAGACAGGCTAGCGTCTCCCCCGGCGAGGGTTCGACAGTTTCAGGACAGCTTCTCGGAGATGTTCGTCCCTAGAGGTGGTTCCACGTTTTACGACGAGGAGCTAGCGGAACTCGATGACGACGAAGTGAAAGCGAATGAGCTCCTTGCAATGTCCGAGTCTTGGGAAAAGGATTTCCTGTTCATAATGCCCGAGAAGGATGGGGAAGAGGTAACGATGGAG GAGCCCTCTAAAGAGTTCCAACCCAAGCCCCCCCCACCGGCAGTTGTCATCCAACTCAACATGAAAGAGGTTAAACCTGAGCCACCCTCACCAGCACCCCCCATGAGAAAGAAAAGGCTCCAAAGGCTTCTGTCCGGCCCAGAGGCTGTGCCCAAG TTATCCAGTAGTAAAACCTCCTTGGGAAGTTCCTCAGCGAGGTCTTCCACAGCTTCTATCAGCACACAGAAGTCAGAAGAATCAGCACATAGTCCTTCAACTGAGGAGGCCATAATCAGGAGAACTCAGTCCAGCTCCTGTATAGAAGGGGACACGCTCAATGTCGGCAGTATGTCGCTGTTGGAGAGACCCAAGTCTGCGGAGAACCTGGCATCGTCGCAGAGTTCGGAGGAGTTTGGGCCGTTTGTGAGCGGAGACGAGGACAGGGTGTCTCAGCTGAGCTTCACGCTAACGGAAGCACAGCAGAAAGCAATCACAG CCCAAACCCCTGAGAACGAGGAGGTCCAGACGTTGGTAGCGGCTGCGAAGGCCTCCAGTAGTGAACCTTCAGCCTCCATGGTGGGGAAGAGACTGGTCAGTGATAAGGAGTGGGAGTGGCTACAACAGGAG GTGAAGGCTGCCAGAGAAAAACTTGGCCGTCCGTGTGACATGTGTAGTAACTACGAACAACAGCTGCAGAATGTACAGGAGAGCGAGAAGGACGTCCGCGACACCATGGCCAAACTTCAGTCTGACCTGGAGCGAGAGCAGAAGAACAGGGAAAAGAGAGAAAAGAACATGGAGGAGTTGGAGGAGAGTGTGAAAAACGCTGGGCAGGATGCTCAACAGCAA CTGACCTACTTCACCTTCAAACACGAGGAGTCGGAGAAGTTCTTGACAGATGTAAGACAACAGTTCCTCAGGTGGCAGAATGACACCACAGAACAAATG AAACTTCTGGTTGAATCCAGAGAACAAGTTTACAATGAG CTGCAGAGACTGCAGCGTGAGAATGACAGTCTGCAGGGGAAGTACACCCTGCACAAGTCCCTGCAGCAGAGTGAGGGCTTCGTCATGCCACAGGGTCTGGAG GAGCTACAGACCCTGATATCCAGATACCGACAGAACATCCTGACGGTGAAGACGTCAGCGGAACACATGGAGGACAAACTGCGGAGTGAGATCATGTTCCTGAAGGACAGGGTCAAGGCCGAGCAGGTGGCCAAGGACAACATCGAGGAGACCCTCAGTTCTGATCTGGATGTGGCAAGGGATGAGATGG TGAAATTACAGAATATCAAAACAGACTATGACAAGGAGAAGACCGAAAAGACTGAG TTGGAGGCAAAACTAAATGAACTTCAACAGTCCAAGAAAAGCATAGAGACGAAGTCTAAACAAGTCATCACAGCTCTTCAGCAACAGGTGGAGGAACTGACTGCCCTGAAG ACAAAGCTGGAAGCTGAGGTGAGGGACCTCCGTGTGAAGATCCAGGGTCTGCAGGCAGACCTGGACAACAGTGAGGCTGTACAGAGGGACTTTGTCAAACTCTCACAGTCACTTCAG GTCCAGTTGGAAAACATCCGCCAGTCGGAGAACGAGGTCCGCTGGCAGCACGAGGAGGACGCCACGGGGTGTCACCAGTGTAAGCAGCCGTTTCAACCAAAGAAAAAAGCTACCAAG CACCATTGTAGACATTGTGGGAAGATCTTCTGTAACGATTGCCTGTCCAAAAGCGTCCAGAGTGGCCCCAATATGAGGCCGTCGAAAGTCTGTGATGTTTGCTACACCATCCTGGTCAATGATTCCGCCCCCTACTTCAGCACGACACCCCCCACAACTGCTTAG